GATTTAGAAACAGCCGCCCGTTATTGGGGTCAATCACAAAAGGTGCTGTCTTTGTGGTCGATGGGTGTGAACCAATCAAGTGAAGGGACAGCCAAGGTTAGAACTATTATTAACCTGCACCTAATGACAGGACAAATCGGTAAACCAGGGGCGGGGCCGTTTTCGCTAACAGGTCAACCGAATGCGATGGGAGGTCGAGAAGCCGGAGGTTTAGCGCATTTATTACCTGGTTATCGCTTGGTGAAAAATGACCAGCATCGCGCCGAAGTGGAAGATTTTTGGGGACTGAAGCGGGGACAAATCTCCCCTACTCCTGGTTTGACTGCTTGGGATATGATTACCGGCTTGGAAACTGGTGATGTAGGTGTATTGTGGATTGCCGCTACTAACCCAGCTGTAAGTATGCCAGATTTGGAACGGACAAAGAAAGCCTTATTGCGATCGCCTTTCACAATTTACCAAGACGCATACTATCCCACAGAAACCGCCGCGTATGCTCATGTACTTTTACCTGCTGCCCAGTGGGGTGAAAAAACTGGCATAATGACCAATTCCGAACGCCGAGTCACTCTGTGTCAAGCATTCCGCCAACCGCCAAGAGAAGCCAAAGCCGACTGGGAAATTTTCGCGGAAGTGGGACGAAGGTTAGGTTTTGCCGATAAGTTTAACTTTGCTAATTCTGCCGAAGTTTACGCCGAGTTTGTTCAACTCACGAAAAATCGCCCTTGCGATATGTCGGGTCTTAGCCATGAACAATTACAGAAACAAGGGCCAACGCACTGGCCACATCCAAAAGTGGGGAGTAATGAATTTCCCTATTCTCCGCTTCCTAATGCCTCAAAACGCCTGTACACAGATTTACGCTTTCACACCCCTGATGGACGGGCGCGGTTCGGCGCATATTACTCTAAAGGTTTAGCTGAACCACCAGACCCCGATTATCCTTTTGTGTTAACCACAGGAAGGCTTTACGGACATTGGCATACGCAAACGCGTACTGGCCGCATCGAAAAAATTCGCTCGATGCACCCCGAACCGTTTATTGAAATTCATCCCCGCGATGCGGCTAGGTTAGGAATTAGCGAGAACCAAGTAATTGAAGTACGATCGCGGCGTGGTCAAGCTCATTTTCCTGCAAAAGTGACTAAGGCGATCGCACCTGGTACTGTATTTGTCCCCATGCACTGGGGCGCACTGTGGGCAAATGATGCTGAAGCTAACGCCCTCACCCATCCCGAATCTTGTCCAGATTCTCTGCAACCAGAATTAAAAGCTTGTGCAGTCCAACTAGTGCCAATTTCTATAGAAGTTACAAGCAAAAATTATCAACTCCAGTCGTCGCAATGGTGATCTGCTTGGTATATCCTTAAACAAGAAATTGGTAATTAAGAATTATACTTAGTAATTCAATCAATAGACATTAGTCAATGATGATAATTTGAAACACTCATCATTACCAATTTATTGTTGAACTAAAACCAGGATGCACCAGATGAAAAAATTATTCAAAAACATCTTCGGAGTATTTACCGATGAAGGCTTCATGCACGTTATCGAAAACGTCGAGGTTATAGTTTCTAAGGTTTTATCTGTGTTAATGGTGCTAGTAATATTAGTAGCGATCGGAGATTTAGGTGCTTTTTTGATTAAAGAGTTATTTGATACTCCTTATGGAAAATTCAATACAACATTATTTAAAATATTTGGCTTGTTCTTAAATATTCTAATTGCTTTAGAAATCCTCGAAAATATCACAGCTTACCTACGCAAACACGTATTCCAAGTAGAATTAGTTATTGTAACTTCTTTAATTGCTGTCGCTCGTAAAATCATTATTCTTGACTTAGAAAAAGTCACAGGAATTGATATAATCGGCTTAGGTATAGCAATTTTAGCTTTATCTATCAGCTATTTAATAATTCGTTCTAGTAATTCCCATAAATCCCACTAACTTCTATCTCATAAATGAGATGTTTATATTTTAATAAATGTTTTTATAATATTATAAATAGTGATTTGTGTTCACTATAGGACTCATATTTGATTTCTCAAAAAACCTCAGTACACTTTTCTTCCTTCTTATCTGTTTCCTTTTCCCTGTTAAGAGTTCCCTTCCTACGCAAATTATTGCAGGAATCAAAGCGGATTCCTATAGTATGTTTTAAAATTACCTAAAGTATGACAACCTTTTTTGAATTTGAAGCAGATTTTGTCACTTCTCTGCGTTGTATACCTATGCAGGTGAGATATAAATTAGATACTTGTGGTATCAAACTCAAGCTATCAGATTGGTTGCAGATGACTCAAGATGAGCGTGAAGCTTTATTTGAACTGCCTTGCACCACACAAACAGAAATTGAAACTTATAAAGAATATCTCCAGCAACTAATTTTAGAAAGGACAGGTACACCTGTGGCACAACTACCTGTAGATCCTTATCCTGTGTGGATGGACTCTAGTAATTTGCCAGTTACTTTGCAAGAAAAAGCCCAAGAACTAGGCGTAAACTTAACCTTAGAACAATGGGCGGCTTTAACTCCCCTACAGCGATTTGCATTGATTAAACTCAGCCGTCCCAGCCACGAAAATAAAAATTTTCCTAATGCCATAGCAGAATTTCATTTGCTTTAATTTTAGTCAATGGTCAATATTCAAGCTTCAATAGACTATTGATCCAAAACTAAAAACTGAGGATAACAACATGGCAGCTAAGAAAATCTTAATGCTTGTGGGCGATTTTGTGGAAGATTATGAAGTGATGGTTCCTTTCCAAGCTTTGCAAATGGTAGGACACACTGTTCATGCTGTTTGTCCCAACAAAAAAGCAGGTGATAAGGTAAGAACCGCTATTCACGATTTTGAAGGAGACCAAACCTATAGTGAAAAACCTGGTCACAACTTTACTTTGAATGCGACTTTTACCGAGGTAGATGTTAACACATACGATGCGCTTGTAATACCCGGAGGCCGCGCACCAGAATACATACGCTTAAATCAACAGGTGCTAGAAATTACTCGTCACTTTGCTCAAACAAATAAACCTATTGCGGCCATTTGTCATGGCTTGCAGTTATTAGCTGCTGCTGATGTACTGCAAGGTAAAAGTTGTACAGCCTATCCAGCTTGTAGTCCAGATGTGCGTGCTGCTGGTGGTATTTATGTACAAATCCCAGTTGATGAAGCCGTAGTAGATGGAAATCTCGTAACAGCACCAGCTTGGCCTGCACATTCTCGTTGGTTAGCAGAATTTCTGAAAGTACTGGGTACTGAGGTCGAACATCCAGAAGTGGCAAAAGTTTAAGAATGAAAGCAAAAATTAGTTAAGCCTTATACTTTAAAAAGTATAAGGTTTCTTATTCTTTTTTTGGATAGCTAATTTTATATTTTCTCCATCACTCAAGATGTGGCAAATACTACTAAAAATTCCAGAAATTACCGTACATTTTTTGCCTGTAGGCTTTTCAAAACATCATATTTATGTATTACGAAAAATATTTCTTAGCAAATAGGCACATAAGACACTCCAATTAGCCATAATGCTTGTCAATATTGAGTTAGATAATTTTAAATTTTGTATGAGAAAATTTTGAATTTGTTAGCAGAGACTAAAGCTATAGTGGATTTAGCAATTCTGCTGTTGGTATGGCTAAGGTTCAGTCATCCTGCCAGAATATTTGATGAATTAGTTTGGGAAGACACTCTAACTCGATGACAGGCAAAAACGCAAGACATAACGCTTTTCTGCGGCTGGTGTCTGGTAATACAGCAGCTTTTGGTTCAGAATCTCGTTACGCACTACATGCAAGTAAAGAGATGGTAATTGGACGTGACCCCAGCTGTCAGATTGTCTTGGATGCCATGACATATCGAATGGTATCTCGTCGTCATGCTGCGGTTCGTCCTCTATCTTCGTCTCCAGATAATAAATTTACTTGGGTAATTTGTGATTTAAATAGTGCGAATGGTACTTATCTCAATGGTGAACGTTTTTATGGGTGCCAAGAATTACAATCAGGCGATCGCATTGCTTTAGGTAGTGATGGCCCACAATTTATTTTTGAGTATGACTTAATACCTCAACCGACAATGATGACGAAACAAAACGCATCATTGCCTTCAGCCGCTAACTACCAGAATCACACCCAAATCAAGCAGCCTGATTCAGTTAGCTTTACACAACTTTTTCCGATTATTTCTACTGGTAAGGATTTAACAAGTAAAGCTTACCTTGTCCCAGGAATACTCACAGTAGTTTTTGTTGTGCTAATGTTTGCGACTGTTGGTAGACCCCAGGCTAACCAAGTCATTGTCGCCAGTTATATTGCCTTTGTTGTTTACTACTTTGTTTATCAATTGTGTGGTAAGCAAAAGCCTTGGTGGGTACTGGTTGGTACAGCGCTGACAACAGCATTAATTTTACTGAGTCCTGTCTTAGAATTATTTATCTTTGTGTTTCGCGGTATTCTGCCAGGTAATTTACCTTCACCCCAAGATTCTACTACATTGACTGAGTTGCTAGTACGAATGTTCTTTGGTGCAGGGTTGATGGAAGAATTACTTAAGGCCTTACCTGTACTGGGAGCTTTTGTGATTGGCAGACAATTGCCTTCACCTTGGCGAGAACGCATAGGTGTGTGGGAACCTCTAGATGGCATTCTCCTAGGAACAGCTTCAGCTTTGGGGTTTACTCTGTTAGAAACTCTCGGACAGTATGTACCAGATATCACACAAAATGTTAGTCAACAGGTAGGTATTGGTGCGGCTGGCCAATTAGCCGGCTTACAATTGCTGATTCCTCGCGTTTTAGGCTCTGTTGCTGGTCACATGGCTTATAGTGGCTACCTGGGATATTTTATCGGTTTGGCTGTTCTCAAACCGAGTCAGAGTTGGCAAATTCTCTCGATTGGTTATCTAAGTGCATCCGCACTCCACGCTTTATGGAACGCAACAGGTTCTATTAATGCTTTGTTGTTAGTAATTGTTGGGGTTTTATCTTACGCTGTTTTGATGGCGGCAATTTTAAAGGCAAGGGCATTGTCACCAACGCGATCGCAAAATTTCGCTACTCGCTTTCTCGGCCCCAAATAAATATCAGATAAAATTATCAACTAAAGGGTAGAAGTAGCAAATTTACTTTCTGCCCACCTTTTCCTGTGATTCTGACACTAGGTTTTTGAACTCAAAGATTGTTTCTATCTCAAGATAGATTGCTTCGCTATAAAAATTGCTTTAACTTAAAAATACTCTAAGTATCTTCTATCTAAAGAAAGATATACCCATCTAAGGATAGATTAGGATAAAGACTAATCATTTATTGATATCAGCAATACAAATGCTACCTGAGAGAAAATCCAGTGGCTCTGGCGATTTCATCTCAGCCCATAATTTAGACAGTCAAAGCAAATTTATATTTAAGCTTCATTTTCCAATTTGTCTAGCTGTCTGAGAGCATAATAGGCGATCGCCACACTAACTTTAGCTTGCTCCATTTCTGATAAAGTCGCCCAATCCCGATTTTGAATTTTATTCATAACTGATGCTAGGTTTTGCTGTTCACTGCTACGCATCGCATAGGCATAAGGACGAGCGAAAACTGCTAGATCGTCTGTTTCCCATGTAGGCAATACTGTTTGAACGCACTGCACTAACTGTTCGTTGATTGATTGCTGCACGGCTGCTACTTCTGTAGCTTTCTGAGCGATCGCCTTTAGCCACCCTTTTGGTACTCCAGTCGCAAAAGTATGTAAAGTTTCACAAAGACTGTCTAAAATGCTGGCATTTGTATTACAGTTGTAATCACCACAATTTGCCGCTTGAGACCATAAATTATCTAAATTTCCGTAAAAAGATTGCGCTCTAGTATTGAGTTCTTCCTCCAAAACATCCTGCATAGCAAACTGCTTTTCTAATTCATCAAAATATGTCTCTGCTTGATCATCAGCAGGATTCCAAGGATAAGCTGCATCTTCGGGTTGGAGCAGTAGTTCGAGGAACTCTAATTCCACTTGAGTTACCGAGGATGAGAGATTGTGGGAATTGTTGATTTTTTTAATCATTTTTCGACTCCTGATGAATTATTTCGCAGTACTGACTGCTACAAGTTGTAAATTACAATTTCCGCAAAAATTAAACTGATTTTATTTAGCAATTGAATCAGAAAAATTATGTCAGAGCCAGCATAAGGCAGGAAGTATACAATTCACTGCAATTTTTATCCTGAAAGAATGCTTAATTTTCAATAACAAACTCCCAAGTTTCATTGCTAGAATTCCCAAACTTTAACTTGCTACCAGATTGTAAAGGTACTTCCTCCCGAAGGATTTGTTGCCAACCATTAGAGCTTAAACACCAAGTTGTGCCGTAAGTTGAGAGATCTTGTAAATAATAAGTTTGTACTGGAGTAGTGCCAGCAAAAGTATTTCGGCATAAAATTTCGGCATGACGCTTAGAAACTGATGGTTCGGGAATTACAATATCATTGTCTTGAGTACGACCAATGCGCGTTACACCTGCTCGCAAAAAGCAAGTTCTACCTCCTGGGGCGAGCGATCGCAAACAAGCTTTAGAAGTAGCAATATTTATATTGACAATTGAAATATCTGGTAACTCTGTAATTCCCTCATCAATGCTTTTAACAAGTTCGCCATTGAAATCTGGATGTAAATACAGAACTGGTAAAGTCCAAGCTGGTTGGTTGAACTTATACAGTGTTAACATTTCTTGTCGTGCTTCCGCCACAGCTTCATCAATTGGCTTGCGCGATCGCAAAGCTGCCGCAAAAGCTTTAATAAAACTGTGACTTTCATGGTCAGCAATTACATCTCGCATTCCCAAAACTGCTGGTACACCATGACGAATTAGTACTTCCGCTAAACTACTGGCGGGAATTGCTTGGTGATTAACTGCTGCTGGTTGCGCTCCCCAACAAGCGTTAAAAACAGCTAATTTTAGTCCACTCCGAGTTAATACTTGCGCTAATTCTATGCCATTGAGTGTCTTGCTAGGACGTAAAAACAACAGTCCTCCATCTGGGCCAGGCAATCCATGACCAGCGTAAAAAAAGACATTGTAAGCCTTAGTTTCTAATTCTTGAATCAACTCTTGTGGCGTTGGTTGAATCAGCGTTTTCACCATACAAGGAGCAAATACTGAGTAATTATGGTTTATTTGCGGTTTATTCTCCAGAATTTGTTGCAAAATAATTGCTTCTTGTTCGAGTTGCAAGTTTTCATCATGACCTAAAACCAGCAAGATATTAATAGCCTGATCCGTGCGTAAGAATGGCAACGGTTCAACTTCACTTGTAGTGCGGCTAAATAGCAAATCTTGGGCGAGAGAAATTGCTGATTGTCCGGGTTGACGCTGCATAATTTCCCAAGGCAAGGCGATCAAATCTGGATCACGAATTTCTAGTTGAAAGCGCAAACGTGTATTCTGTCCCATCGCCATTCCACAACTGCGTTCGAGACTGTTGAGAATTGGCCCATCAAACACCCAACGCCACAAATATAGCCCTAAGTATTGCATTAGACGACCACCGTAACCAGGCATGTGGCCCGAATTTGTCGAACCTAAGTTAAACGACAGAGGGTTTGCAGGTTGCGCTGCTGTGTTGGCTGTAACATTTAAACCGCTGTGTCCAGCAAACATTTGCTGCCACTCTTGCCAAATTTGATTTAGTTCTGAAGGCCATACACAGTCACGCAGAACATAGCCACTAGGATAGGGGGCTTTGACCACCCAAATGGCAAAGCTATCTGTGCCAGTATTGATGAGACGGGCGATCGCTAAGTTCAGGGATGGCATGGGTTCTTTAAATTAAAAGGTAGAAACCAAGGACTTGCGATAACAATTTTCCATGAGGAAAACTTTTTGCCTGGAAGTTTTAAATCTGGTTATTAAATGTATTATTCCAGGCTTCTACAAGTTTATCGAGTATTGGTCGCATTTTCACTGATATTATTTTCCTGGACTTTAGCGAGACGCAGGAGTTTCACTATCTGGGGGTTGGGATAAATTATCACAACTGCTAGTGTCGGTTGATTTTAATACCGTGATGCCTGGACGTTGGAGTTGAGCTAAGGTGACACGCAGTGGTTTGTCAGGTTGAGGAGATACAGTATTTTCAGAAGGGCAAAGCCGCAATTTAATCACAGATTCCTGAGCATTGGGTGTATCTCCCGGTTCGACTTCAACCACTTGGAGAAAACTACCAGCTTCTAACTTCTGATCATCCAAAGTAATTGCTTGGCTATTAGTAATTACCCAACCCGATGCAAGGTTATCGAGCGATCGCGCATTTGTGGCAGCAGGAGTTGGCTGTAAAGTAGGGCTAGAATCTGTCGTTAATAACGGTGATGACATAAACAGTCCACGCACCAGCAGCCCTAAAGAACCTGCGGCGATCGCAATAATCATTGGCACAATTAAATGGAGTGGTAGTTGCTGAAAAGAACTAGGCTTATTTTTAGGAATTAAAGTTTTTTGCTCTGAAATGTCTTCTAGTAAGGTAGGTTGCAGCGGCTTAGGTGTAACTTTGGCGGTTGTGATGGTAGGAGGCTGAACAATAACTGCTTTGAGAGTTAGCTCTGGCTCAACATACTGAACTTGATAATGAACTAAAGCGATCGTCACATTATCATGGCCATTTTTGGTGTTAGCAATTTCCAGTAATTTGTCAGCCACCGTTACTAAATCTGTTTCTTCGGTCAAAATTGGTAAAATTTCTGTTTCCCAATATTCTTCCACACGGTCAAAATCACTTAAACCATCAGATGTCAACAGAAAAACAGCATCCTCATCTAGAATAAACCTCTGTGCTGTTGGATGTAACGCTGCACTGGAACTCATTCCTAATGCTTGAACCAAAGAACCAGATCCACTCTGTTGCACAGCCTCACGATAAATGGCATATCCCAAACGTACTTCCCTAGAAGCAACATCATCATCAAGGGTGACTTGGTAGCAAGCATCCCGTGTAATCCAATAAGCGCGACTATCCCCAACATGGGTAATGTACATTTCATGGGCCACTGGCAATGCCATTACCAAGGTTGTACCCATACGTTTTCTACCCTGACGATTTTCACTGTCATTGCGTTGGCTGATTTTATCATTGGCAACTGCCACAGCTTGCTCTAGGTCTGCCAGCAACAGTGATGGTTCTATATGGTTAGAAGGAACTTTGGTGAGTTGTTGTACTTGCTGTTGAATTGTTTCAATTGCTAAATTAGATGCGACATTACCGCCTTCGTGTCCACCAATTCCGTCACAGACAATAGCCAAGGCTGTAGCTTGTGGAGGTTTACTCAACAGTGTGCCACTGGGTGGGTAACAGGCATCTTCGTTGCGTTGTCGTTTAGGTCCTGTATCAGTTTTAGTGATAATCTTAATTTTTGGCGATTGCAATTCCCCTAATTCTGCTAATCCGCGGTCTAAAGCTGAGATTAGTACTTCAGGTGAATTGATTTCTCCTTGAATCAGATAACTGCTCACTTGGTTAACAAATTCTGCGATCGCTGGTTTGGTATCTGGCAATAACTGCTGCCAAAAATCGCCTAAATGTGATAACTTTGGTGCTGTTGAGGTATCAGAACGTAATTCTAATAAGCGGACTAAAGACCCTTCTACTCTTAATATGTGCGTATCAATTAAGCTAGAAGCAACACCTTCACTGACCAAGGGTTGCCACAGATGAGCTAATTGCCATAGCCAGTTCATTTGACGCATGGATGTAGCTGTGCGCCAAGCAGTAGTTAACTGGGGACATAACCTTAATTGTGAGTCTGTTGTTGGTTCTGTTAATAACGGCGGTTTTTCTAAAAGTAAAATTTCTTTGTGAGAGCGTCCATCCTTTAGAGACAGCACACCATACACCTGCGGTATATGCAAGCTGTAGGGGATTAGTCTTAAATAAGCTCTGATAGTTTGTACTTTTTCTGTTTCTAATCCTTGAGGGAGTAATCCAGGCTTAGTATCTAAAACCACAGATTTATTTAGGACTAAATAGCGATCGGCTAATATTTCTCCAGGACTACCCACATTTAGAACATCACCCACAACCCAGAGATATCGTTTGGGTAAGGGTGTAGAACATCGTTGGCAAAACTTATGAGTCAGGGGATTAGCCGCCTGACAAAGTTCATTTGGGCAGTAGAGGGTTGCCGCATCATTTTCCATAGTGTTCGCACTGATTAGCGATTGGCAATTTCTTCAAAAGCATAGGCAGTGAGCAGTAACTAGGCTGCTCTTAATTTCTGCAAACAGACGCATCCAACTGGGGATCATGATTCTAGCTGGGAAATACCAGTCAATGCTAATACTTGGTTTAGGAAATTTATGCAAATATCACACTCCTTGGCCAATTCTACAGCCTCATCATAACTTTTATTGTTCTACGACTTTCCGTTGCCATAACAACTAACTTTAAACCCTGTCAACAAAGCTTAACCTTAACTTATGTGTAATTGGTTGCTGTCAGTCAATTAGAGCATTAGAAAGCGACACATAATACAGATATTTCTTTAGTTTATAGATCAATATAGTTTAGTTAGAGTGAAAAACATCCAACTTTACGCATTGAACTGAGTTATAAACCTCAATTTAAACCAAGCTGACGTGCTTTACTGAACTATATTGGGTGAGCAGTTACAAAGTTTAAATTAAATTTATTTAAGAATTAAAAAGTTAGTTATCAAAATAGCTAACTTGCAGTTATCACTCTGCTAGAGCAAGGATCAAATCTCTAGGGGTTGTAAATTTTTGTTCACTGAGATCAATAAGCAAGTTCTTGTAGCTGGCTTGTAAAGGCCAAAAATTATGCTTCCTTCTAAAAATATGCAAGAGAAGCTGAGATCAAGCATTTGAGCCAAATTATTAGATAGAAGGTATTTATTTTATATCAGGCAATATATTTCAATATTACTAAAACGTGAAAATATTAATTTTTTGCTTGGTTCTCGCCAAATAATTGACTGAATAATATATGTAGTAATCAAAACTGCGTCAGATCTTAGACAGAAAAAAAGTAATATCACTTACCATACTTCAAAATAGCAGGGACAACCTCATTTCTCTAAATAGTTAGGAGTGATGTATATTATCACTCCTAACTCATCACTATTGAATAAACAGACCAATGCACAGACAAAAGTTGAGTTTACAACTTCTGTTTAGACTGCTGAGTTATGGGGAGTACCCGCAATTTCTGATTTGTACTTCTGTGCTTCCTGTACATTTTGCTACTACTTCTCATCTAAGGCAACTTGTGGAACTCCCATACTGTAGTTGGTAACACGAGCAGACAGATTGTAGCTGATTTCGCCTTTTTGCAGGAGCGATCGCAAATAATGCTCCAAATCTGAACCAATGCGACGTAAATTGTAGTCTGTCAGGTCTGCACCACTAGAAGATTCGACCAATTCGTCAAACTTACGATAAATCTTCTGTAGAGCATCTTCATTCCAATTAAATTCGTTGTCTGGGTCAACATCCAACGTTAAAACTTGATTACTGGGAACTAATTCGCCATCCCGGTCAATTTCTGCCGCAAAAATGCGGATATGCCGGGTTGTGGACTTGAGCAGCATTGGATTGTCCATAGAATGGTGTAAGGTTTAAGTTGATTACACTGAAATTATTGTAGACGGTTGCCCAGTCCTTAAATCTGCTCTATCCATAAGCTTTCATTAATTAGTCAGTCGTTAATTATTATTCTCCTTCTGCACCTGCCTCTTTCTAAATTAAATTTGGCTGAAACTCTTTGGTGTAAACGCAGGGAATACTCCAAAACTTGTTTTTGTGCAGATTAATAATTTAACCGATCTACCGATCTACATATATTGCTTCAAATGTTTATTTTTTATTTTTATACCTAAATTTTTACTTGATTATTTGACTGCTGGAGGTTAACCCCAGCAGTTTCCGTTTGTTCAATACACAAAATTGAGACTTCTTAATGCAGATAAATTCTCTGTTTTGTACTTAATCTTAAGCTGTAAAGTGCTGTATATTTTTCTACTAAAAAGCAATTTTTACTCTTAATATATTTATACATCAAAGTCTCCTGAAGTTGTTGATGAAAAAAACTAACATCAAGTGTTTTTACGTAATTATGGTGAAGCTTCCTCTACGTTTAATTAAATTGCAAAAAGACAGCAGATTTACTTACGTATAATTACTAAAAACTCAGTAACAACTCGAACTGTTATTGACGTTAAGATAAAGTTGATGTAAAAACCTTTAAAAAGGTAGAACAACTTCTTACAGAAACTTTATTGTATGGAATCTTAAAAAATGAATAATAGTGATGGCTTACCTAAACTACTTCTGTCAGAAGAAGATCACAACTTAAGCCGTGAAAGACTAGCTAAAAAAACACAGGAGATAGAAATGAAATCCATAACGGGATAAATTGAAAAAATTCTTAATTGCAGCACTATGGATTCAAAAAAAATATAAAGGATGTTCGTTAAAGATTATTGTCCCTACCCAGATGACCACCAAGTAAAGAAATCTACAAAACTATGAACTCGAAAGCATTACCACGCCAAATAAATAATATTGAAGTAGGTGTTTATGAGTGCGAAATACATCTCAAATTTAGATTGATTGAGGAAAAGAGCCTCTTGGGCGATCGGGAACAATTGTTGCAGGTACTACTAGACGCTTTGACTGAAGGGTCTGATGACTTTTTAGAGACGTTACAAGCTTCTGTTAAGGCTCAGGAGGTCTCGGAATTTAAAGCCTCACCGCAAATGCGTCGCCAACTAATGCGGTTACGCAATGCTGTTGATACTACTCAATAGTAGGCATAGCAACGGTAATTTTTGAAGTTTGCTCATTACCTATGCTATGCCATAGCATTATTAAGCTGTTTTCTTAACCTCACTACGAAGCTGCGAGCTTAAATTTATGTTGCTCTGGTAAAAACTTCATCAATTATCTCTGTTAGCTTTGCTCCTTATGCACCAAGGGTATATTTTGGTAGCTAACCAAATACATTGATGTTTTTGTTTTCACAGCAGGTTACAGTTTATAAAGTTTTATCTACCAGTATGATTTTTCTAACCAGGGTGTTGCTTTGTGAGGAAAAAGCATTGAACATTGATCATTTTTGTTAATTACTGGAATAATTCAAATATCTGGCAAATATTTATTGATAGCTAATGTATTTGAGCAATTTTAGTTTGAACCATAACCGAAATTCTGAGTTTTAATGATCTAGCAAAAGAATTTTTGATACAGCATCGGAAGTAGTTAGGTCAGTGTCTGCCAACAATCAATAAAAAAGCTAGGCGTTAGAAGCTTAGAGTTTAGTATTTTTACTCAGCATCTGTAATTTGGTATTCTATGCTTTCAAGTCAGCCCTTTGCTTATAATCAGTGTTTATGGTGGCATCGCGCTTAAGCTTGGTTTTATTGCGCTTTCTAGCTTCCTAATAAAAATCCTCTTAACTAGAACAGGGCAAAAAACCCAAACTATGTAAAGATAGTTAAATACGTATAATCCATCTACCACAGTAACAGTGAAATGGGCAGCCGTTTAAGGGTATTTCTGACTCCAAAACAAGACAAAACTCTTTTCAACTTGAGAACGGCAGATGTACCACAGAAAATAAAAGACAGAGCAGAAGCCATAAGATTGAGCGCACACGGTTGGTACGTAGAGAACATACCATCTCATTTTGGTTGGACGGCGCAAACGGTTAGAGAAGTGTTGCATAGATGAGAGAAGTTAGGTTTAGAGGGACTGTGGGAAAAACCAGGGCGGGGAGGAAAATCAAGGTAGGTGGAAGCTGACATGGTTTTTTGGAAGAATGTTTAGAGCAAGAACCACGTACATATAACAGCCTTCAATTAGCCCAAAAATTAGAAAAAGAACGCTCAGTAAAATTGAGTCCTGACTGCTTAAGGCAGGTACTAAAAAAAAGGGGTCATCTGGAAGCGAACGAGAAAGAGCCACCAAG
This window of the Nostoc sp. HK-01 genome carries:
- a CDS encoding molybdopterin oxidoreductase NarB, which produces MSEFTKTLCPYCGVGCGLEVSPPAQHGKATNRDSQGNPIWRVRGDKSHPSSQGMVCVKGATIAESLDKNRLHYPMVRDSLDQEFRRVSWDEAFELITNRIQTVRFTQGPEAICMYGSGQFQTEDYYTAQKLLKGCLGTNNFDANSRLCMSSAVSGYIQSFGADGPPCCYEDLELTDCAFLIGTNTAECHPIIFNRLEKYHKKNRKVKMVVVDPRRTPTAEAADLHLAIRPGTDIDLLNGIAHLLMRWNYIDTMFIDDCTSNFSAYAEVIRHYPPEVAARQCGISIEDLETAARYWGQSQKVLSLWSMGVNQSSEGTAKVRTIINLHLMTGQIGKPGAGPFSLTGQPNAMGGREAGGLAHLLPGYRLVKNDQHRAEVEDFWGLKRGQISPTPGLTAWDMITGLETGDVGVLWIAATNPAVSMPDLERTKKALLRSPFTIYQDAYYPTETAAYAHVLLPAAQWGEKTGIMTNSERRVTLCQAFRQPPREAKADWEIFAEVGRRLGFADKFNFANSAEVYAEFVQLTKNRPCDMSGLSHEQLQKQGPTHWPHPKVGSNEFPYSPLPNASKRLYTDLRFHTPDGRARFGAYYSKGLAEPPDPDYPFVLTTGRLYGHWHTQTRTGRIEKIRSMHPEPFIEIHPRDAARLGISENQVIEVRSRRGQAHFPAKVTKAIAPGTVFVPMHWGALWANDAEANALTHPESCPDSLQPELKACAVQLVPISIEVTSKNYQLQSSQW
- a CDS encoding intracellular protease, PfpI family protein, which encodes MAAKKILMLVGDFVEDYEVMVPFQALQMVGHTVHAVCPNKKAGDKVRTAIHDFEGDQTYSEKPGHNFTLNATFTEVDVNTYDALVIPGGRAPEYIRLNQQVLEITRHFAQTNKPIAAICHGLQLLAAADVLQGKSCTAYPACSPDVRAAGGIYVQIPVDEAVVDGNLVTAPAWPAHSRWLAEFLKVLGTEVEHPEVAKV
- a CDS encoding forkhead-associated protein, translated to MTGKNARHNAFLRLVSGNTAAFGSESRYALHASKEMVIGRDPSCQIVLDAMTYRMVSRRHAAVRPLSSSPDNKFTWVICDLNSANGTYLNGERFYGCQELQSGDRIALGSDGPQFIFEYDLIPQPTMMTKQNASLPSAANYQNHTQIKQPDSVSFTQLFPIISTGKDLTSKAYLVPGILTVVFVVLMFATVGRPQANQVIVASYIAFVVYYFVYQLCGKQKPWWVLVGTALTTALILLSPVLELFIFVFRGILPGNLPSPQDSTTLTELLVRMFFGAGLMEELLKALPVLGAFVIGRQLPSPWRERIGVWEPLDGILLGTASALGFTLLETLGQYVPDITQNVSQQVGIGAAGQLAGLQLLIPRVLGSVAGHMAYSGYLGYFIGLAVLKPSQSWQILSIGYLSASALHALWNATGSINALLLVIVGVLSYAVLMAAILKARALSPTRSQNFATRFLGPK
- a CDS encoding FHA domain containing protein, coding for MPSLNLAIARLINTGTDSFAIWVVKAPYPSGYVLRDCVWPSELNQIWQEWQQMFAGHSGLNVTANTAAQPANPLSFNLGSTNSGHMPGYGGRLMQYLGLYLWRWVFDGPILNSLERSCGMAMGQNTRLRFQLEIRDPDLIALPWEIMQRQPGQSAISLAQDLLFSRTTSEVEPLPFLRTDQAINILLVLGHDENLQLEQEAIILQQILENKPQINHNYSVFAPCMVKTLIQPTPQELIQELETKAYNVFFYAGHGLPGPDGGLLFLRPSKTLNGIELAQVLTRSGLKLAVFNACWGAQPAAVNHQAIPASSLAEVLIRHGVPAVLGMRDVIADHESHSFIKAFAAALRSRKPIDEAVAEARQEMLTLYKFNQPAWTLPVLYLHPDFNGELVKSIDEGITELPDISIVNINIATSKACLRSLAPGGRTCFLRAGVTRIGRTQDNDIVIPEPSVSKRHAEILCRNTFAGTTPVQTYYLQDLSTYGTTWCLSSNGWQQILREEVPLQSGSKLKFGNSSNETWEFVIEN